A segment of the Methanofollis fontis genome:
CGGACGGACGATGCCCAGTTTCTCGTTGTGGCCAAGAGACTCGGGTTTCATCATGTGCTCAACCCGCCGCAGGCGACGGCGGAGATCATCGCCGATGCCCTGCGCGGGGTGGACACCATCGAACTCTCCACGCTGGTGCGCGGCGACATCCGTTTTCTCGGTGTGATCGCCCGGGGAGAGGTGGTGGGAAAACGAATTTCCGAGGTTATAATGCCAAAACAATCCTCGATTGTCGGGATGTACCGGGGGCAGGAGTTCCTGTTTGCCGCGGCCGATCCCGCCATCGAGGAGGGTGATGAGGTGCTTGTCGTCACCGCCGAGGAGCATTCCGGAGAGATCGATGCCCTCCTCACGACCCCTGCCCCTGGATAATGCTTATATGGAAGAAGTGCGAATATTGTAGAGCACTGCGGTAATGCAGGGCGCCGATAGTGTAGTGGTCATCACTAGGCGTTGCCAACGCCTAAACCCGGGTTCGAGTCCCGGTCGGCGCACTCAGAACACAGGTTCGATTCCTGTATCTTTTTTTCGCGCATCTTCAGAAATATTGACGCTTCCGCCTCTGACAGATTCCTCTTTTCACGGTGTTCGCCATCTATACGCATGGCGTTCTATCGCGCATGCCATATCCGGAGAGCAGATCGCCGACGGGGTGTGGGGGGCGCTGAATAATGCGATGATCCGGGGGCGGAGTGGCCATCGGGGGGCGTGGCACAACGAACTGATATCAGGTGATGTCAGGCGCTTGAACAGATTTCAATCAGGGGTGTTGCGGGGGTTGGGATCTCGGGGGTCCGGGCACCAGTTTGGACAACACGATAGAAGGGTGATTTCAAAGACGGGTAATGACATTTTGCCACCTTTGAAGAGCCCTCATAATGGCTTTTGAATAGAATTGGCAGTTGAAACCCACTCAAATGCTTCTCCTTGTCGCCAAATATGATCCAAAATTCTAGAGAAATATTGACCGATCAAAACGATTGGTTAAATTATGCTGTTAATGATTATGCATGGCTGTTTTTACCATTGTGCTAAATATTGTTTCAAATTTGGTAGAATAAGGAGCATCACTATGTGGGGTATGATGGCAATACATGGTGCCATTATTATCGATGCTCATAAGACCAATATTTGATCTTGAGAACCGTTCTGTCTGTGATAAAGCAGATTTAACATGGTCGTGATCCATAATCACGTAAGACTGATTAACAAATGCCTTGTAGCGAAAAGCTTGAATAAGCGCTCTTTTCCAGTTTGTTAGCTTCGCTTCAAATGCATAGGAGATCATTTTTTCATTATCATTTTTTACAACTACGATATCAGGAATACCAAATAGACCTTTAACTTCTTCTTTAACAAGGCTCGGGCCAGGACTAGTTAGATCTCTTATATAATCACTTTTTATGATGATCTCAACCATTTCTTTTTCGCTTGTAAAGGCCATATCATCTGCTCCATCCTTGATCATTCCCAAATAAGTTTGCGACGGTCAACCATCCTGAAAGATATGATCCGAATACCCCTAATTCGAAACCAGATTCCCTTAATTTTGAATATTCATCAATTGCTGATGTAATTATATTACAGATTTCACAATATCTATCTTCGCTCTCCAAACTACTAATGTTCCTTAATTGTTTTGATCCTTCAATGAAAAAATGCATATAGGGCTCTGGTTTATTAAAATGCCATCCATATTTTGGATCGAGTACAAGATCCAAATATTCATTTTGAGCTACAGATTGTATATAACTTGGACATTTTGTATTCATTAATTCAACATAAGGATGTTCAATCCAATCAAGTAATTTTGGTATGTACAACCGAGGGGTTGGGGGCCTTTTTATTGTTCTCTCTTCTTGATTAACAAAATTTTTTGAATTGTAAATCCGAGTGTTCTCAAATGAACCTATTGTAACAATCGAAGGATTGGCCAATGATAGTAGTATCGCCTCTGTATTTAAATAACCAAGAATGACCTTAAGTTCATTTTGAGATAGTGCGTTTATAAAATTTAACAAATGGTATAAATAATTCCCATCGTTTATTTGCTTATTTCGAGAATCTAACTCTGTTATAAGATAGATTCCAGTTATCCCTTCTATTCCAGTAATCCAATTAAGTAGTTCCGAAGAGTAGGTAACGTCTTTGATCATATGGCTATTCAATATTAATTCAACAAATATTTCCTTACGACTTCCTGAATTATCAATAGCAGTTAAAAAGGGTGTTATATAATGGTCATTTAGTATCTCGGTATATCTAAAGACTGGTGGCAATTCCCCAGAATACCGTGTAGGAATTACAAAACATCTGAAATCATTTTGATCTTGAAATGAAACACAATTACTTGCGCAAATTGATGAATAACCGGGATATTGTTCTGTTTCAAATCCTCCGGGCATAATTTCACAAGGATAAAAGTCATATGTTGCCATTTTTTTACGAACTGCAAGAGCATTCATCAATTGTGGATCAAAAATCGCTTTCTCTTTTATGTTATTATCTAATTTTTCAACTTTTGCTTGATCCATACTCCTTGGTGAGATAATCACGCCATCACCAGTGTTATCTTCCAAAATACTCTGAATATTCCAATTCTCTCTAAATCCGAGTTGATGATAGATTTCAAACCTCATTGATACACCTCCAAACAAGAATCAATTTTATCTAAAATCATATTTGAAAAACGAAAACGTTGATACGGCTTTGGACTAAGTAATTGCGAAGCTAATGGAAAAATTGG
Coding sequences within it:
- a CDS encoding potassium channel family protein; protein product: MRVIIVGASTLGRGLAEKLIGLGTQVVVVERDGERAEDIAENLDCSVIHGEGTRPDILDKAGIEDADAVVACTDHDQDNILIGLIARGAGVRETILRTDDAQFLVVAKRLGFHHVLNPPQATAEIIADALRGVDTIELSTLVRGDIRFLGVIARGEVVGKRISEVIMPKQSSIVGMYRGQEFLFAAADPAIEEGDEVLVVTAEEHSGEIDALLTTPAPG